From Prosthecodimorpha staleyi:
CCACAAGAAGGGCGAGCCGGAGGGTGCCACCGCGGCGATCCTCAGCCAGATTCCGGCGACGGAGCGCGATCTGCCTTCGGACCTTCAGGCGATCACGCGCGAACTTGCCAACCGCATCACCGTCAAATGTCCGTGACGGTCAGGAGCCGGCCATGACCCGATCGCGCCGCGTCCTGCTCCTGCTTCTGTTGGCTGCCATCGGCCTCGCCGCCGCCTCGGGCCAGGCGGACGCGGCGGGGCCTTTCGGGGTGGCGGCCCCGGAAGCCGGCGGCAGCGGAGGGTCCGGCATCTTCGGCTGGATCGCCCAGCAGCAATCCGCCTTCTATCGGGCGCTGACCGGCGCCGTCCGGGCCTTGAAGACCGACCCCACCGCCGTCGCCGGCCTGGTCGGTCTCTCCTTTGCCTATGGGGTCTTCCATGCCGCCGGCCCCGGCCACGGCAAGGCGGTCATCGCCTCCTACGTGGTCGCCAACGGCGAGACCCTGAAGCGCGGCATCCTGCTCGCTTTCGTCTCCGCTCTGTTCCAGGCATTGACTGCGATCCTGTTCGTCGCGGCCGCCGTCTTCGTCCTGAACCTGACCAGCATGGCCATGACCGAGGCGACCCGCGGTCTCGAACTGGTCAGCGGCGGCCTGATCACCGCGCTCGGCCTGTGGCTGATCTGGACCAAGGCGCTGCGGCGGGGGCGCGTCTTCGCCCCGTTGGGGCAGCCGGCCATGGCCGGCGGACCGGGTGCCCTGTCGGCGCCGGGTGGTTTCGGGCATGCCCATACGCCGACATGCGGCCACGGCCCGGCTTTCCGGCTCGCGCGGTCCGGGGAGGCGGTCGCGCGGCCCGCCGCATTCGCGCCCGTGGTCGCCTGCGAGGATTGCGGGCATCTGCACGCACCCGATCCTCGCGGGCTAACCGGGCCTCTCTCGCTGCGCCGTGCCCTCTCGGCAGTCGTGTCGGTCGGCATCCGGCCGTGCACCGGCGCCCTGATCGTCCTGGTCTTCGCCTTCTCGCAAAAGCTCTGGTGGGCCGGCGTGCTGGCCAGTCTGGCCATGGCGGTCGGAACCGGCGTGACGGTCGCCGTGCTGGCCAGCCTGGCGGTTTCGGCGAAGAGCTTTGCGGTGGGCCTCGCCGGGATCGACAGTCCGTGGAGCGCACGGATCGTGCGCGGGGCCGAGATCATCGGCGCCCTGGCAATCCTGACGATGGGGCTGCTGATTCTGGGGGCGACCCTGGTCGGCGGCGCATCGATGGCCGGCTGAGGCGCGCTGGACCATCAGACGGCACCGGGGGGCGGCGACATTCGAGCGGCAGCTCAGCGCCCGACACCGCTTCAGGCCGGGTCGACCCGCCACGCCGACCAGTCGTCATGCGACACGAGGCGGCCGTTGCCGGGTCGGGAGGACGCGGTCACTCCGCGCTTTCCTCGTCCGGAACCGCTTCCTCTTCGGCAGCCGGCTCCTCGTCCGGCGGAATGACGACGCCGGTCAGGTTGCGCTCGATTTCGCGCAGCAGCTTGCGGATGCGCTTGCGGTCCTTGTCGTCCAGTCCCGCCAGCGCCTCCTTCTCCAGACGCTTCCAGGCCTTGTCGACATCCTCGATCCGGGCGCGGCCGATCTCGGTCAGATGGACCCGGGCGAGGCGCCCGTCGGTCTCCGACGCGGCCCGGCGGACCAGACCCTGCGCAGCCAGCCGCGTGATCATCTTGGTGACCGTCGGCGGCTGCACGCTGAGCGCCTGGGCCAGTTGGCTCATGGTCTGCCCGTCGGTCTCCGCCAGCGACTTCAGGACCGTTTCCTGTCCCGGATGTAGGCCGATGCGGGCGAGATGCGTCCCGGAACGGGCGCGATGGGCCTTGGCGGCCTGGGCGAGCCGATAGGTGATCGTCTTGCGATAGCTGAAGCTCATGATGGATTGTCGCGTAACATCCTTGCATGTCAATTTCGTATCAGTCGGACGCGGATTCCGCCGCGGCAGTCAGGTCCGGCCCGACCGTGCTCCCCCGGCGCCGTCTCGATCGAAAATGCCACATTGCCGGTTCGGATCGGCCGCCTCATCCTGGCCGCGCTCGGAGGAAATGGAGCGCGGGCCGGCTCTCGGGCCGGTCCGCGTTTCCTCGCCGGGGCGCGGGCCCCCGAACCCGCGACCGAACATCAGAACGCTCTCATTTCCCGCTCGACCTGATCCAAGAACGCCTTGCGGCGCTCCGGCGTCGTGTTGTTCATGTCGTAATGGGCGATATAGCGCACCGATCCGGTCCGCCGGATCACGGCGCGCATCGAACGGGTGACGATCTTGCGCGGCGGATCGCCGGCCAGGAAGGCCCGCCAGCGGGTGCCCCCATAGGTGGTCACCGCCGCGATCTTGCGGATGTTGAAGAGGTTCGGTTTCCAGCTCCCGCCCTCCATGCGGAACGAGACGCCGGGCAGGAAGACCTTGTCGAAGAAGCCCTTGAGGATGGCCGGAAAGCCGAAATTCCAGATCGGCGTCGAAATCACGATCGCCTCGGCCGCCAGCACCCGCTCGACATAGCCGGCAACCGGGCCGCGATTGGCCGGAACCGCATGATAGTTCAGCCGATCCTCCCGGCTCATCACGGGATTGAACCCTTCCGCGTTGAGGTCGCAGTCGTCGACCTCATGCCCCGCTGCCCGCAGGGTCTCGACGATCCGGACATGGATGGCGGCGTTGAAGCTCGTTTCGACCGGATGGGCAAACAGCACAAGAATCTTCATCGGCAATCACGCTCCAAGTGGGATTCAACTTCACCGCCGATCCCGCACCCTCCCCGTCTCCCGCAAGGGGAGAAGGGGAAGGAACCGAGGGTTCACGGGCCGTTGTGGCGCCGCGATCTTCGCCTCCCCCGACCCCGATCCCGCAACCTCCCCTTCTCTCCCCAAGGGGGGAGAAGGTGCCCGAAGGGCGGATGAGGGGGACGATGGCGACAGGCGCGCGACCCCGGCGGTTCGCGGGCGATGCCGGAACCGGCAGGCCGGCCGGGGACGTGCGATCGTTACGCACCGGCGGCGGCTGCGGCGAGGCCGGGGAAGAGGAACAGCTTGCCGGACGAGAAATCGAAATCCGGGTCTTCCCAGGCGATCATCTTGCCCGGATTGAGCAGCCCCTTCGGATCGGCCTCGCGCTTGAAGGCGAGTTGGATCGGGTCGGACTGCTTCATGCCGCCCTCCTCCAGCGTATAGCGGTGCGGATTGAAGATCGGGCAGCCGTTGGCCTCGTGCAGGCGCATGATCTCGTCGAGCCGCGGCTCGCTGGTGTAGCGCACGATCGGCAGTCCAAAGCAGGTGACGCGCCCGTCGAAACGGACGAATTCGCAATGCGCCGGCACCTCGTCGCCGAAGAGGCCGACCATCCGCTCGACGCTCTCGACATGGGTCGGAAAGGGATAGAGCACCTGCAGATAGGTGATCGACGGATCGACCCTGAGGCCCCGCAGGGTGGTGTGGTTCCAGGCCAGTTCGTAGGCCGGCGGCAGGCTCTTCAGCTCCTCCGCCGTGGCCCTGTCGGAGCGGTAGACGATTTCGGCCTTGCGGCGCGCCGCGAAGGTCTCGAAGGCCCCCATGGCGTGCGGGGCGACCATCACCACGACGACCGACTGGTCGCGGCGCAGAAACTTCTGGTGGCGCAGGAAATAGTCGTAGGGCACCGGCGCGGCGATCGGGGCGATCTCCTTGACCAGGATACCGTCCTCGTTGCCGAGATCGTCGCCGAAGCGCACCGCGGCCATGAAGTCGTCGAACGCGACCAGCACGTCGATCCAGTCATAGGCGGCGGTCAGCGGCATCTCGACTTCGGTGATCACGCCGTTGGTGCCGTAGGCATGCATCACCTTGGAGAGATCGTCGCCGGTGATGTCGAGCACGCGCGGGCTCGCCTCGCAGG
This genomic window contains:
- a CDS encoding FAD-binding oxidoreductase → MADLAKFRALIDGVRIEDNAQIVKQKSRDFYWYSPVLKRQLDHVTADLIVTPRDEAEVIRILAAAYETGVPVTTRGTGTGNYGQAMPLSGGVVMALTELKQVGAIRPGSVTAGAGIVISELDAATRAHSGQELRLHPSTYRTATIGGFIAGGSGGIGSINWGGLRDLGNVIRARVVTCEASPRVLDITGDDLSKVMHAYGTNGVITEVEMPLTAAYDWIDVLVAFDDFMAAVRFGDDLGNEDGILVKEIAPIAAPVPYDYFLRHQKFLRRDQSVVVVMVAPHAMGAFETFAARRKAEIVYRSDRATAEELKSLPPAYELAWNHTTLRGLRVDPSITYLQVLYPFPTHVESVERMVGLFGDEVPAHCEFVRFDGRVTCFGLPIVRYTSEPRLDEIMRLHEANGCPIFNPHRYTLEEGGMKQSDPIQLAFKREADPKGLLNPGKMIAWEDPDFDFSSGKLFLFPGLAAAAAGA
- a CDS encoding MarR family winged helix-turn-helix transcriptional regulator, whose translation is MSFSYRKTITYRLAQAAKAHRARSGTHLARIGLHPGQETVLKSLAETDGQTMSQLAQALSVQPPTVTKMITRLAAQGLVRRAASETDGRLARVHLTEIGRARIEDVDKAWKRLEKEALAGLDDKDRKRIRKLLREIERNLTGVVIPPDEEPAAEEEAVPDEESAE
- a CDS encoding nickel/cobalt transporter is translated as MTRSRRVLLLLLLAAIGLAAASGQADAAGPFGVAAPEAGGSGGSGIFGWIAQQQSAFYRALTGAVRALKTDPTAVAGLVGLSFAYGVFHAAGPGHGKAVIASYVVANGETLKRGILLAFVSALFQALTAILFVAAAVFVLNLTSMAMTEATRGLELVSGGLITALGLWLIWTKALRRGRVFAPLGQPAMAGGPGALSAPGGFGHAHTPTCGHGPAFRLARSGEAVARPAAFAPVVACEDCGHLHAPDPRGLTGPLSLRRALSAVVSVGIRPCTGALIVLVFAFSQKLWWAGVLASLAMAVGTGVTVAVLASLAVSAKSFAVGLAGIDSPWSARIVRGAEIIGALAILTMGLLILGATLVGGASMAG
- a CDS encoding NAD(P)H-dependent oxidoreductase, whose protein sequence is MKILVLFAHPVETSFNAAIHVRIVETLRAAGHEVDDCDLNAEGFNPVMSREDRLNYHAVPANRGPVAGYVERVLAAEAIVISTPIWNFGFPAILKGFFDKVFLPGVSFRMEGGSWKPNLFNIRKIAAVTTYGGTRWRAFLAGDPPRKIVTRSMRAVIRRTGSVRYIAHYDMNNTTPERRKAFLDQVEREMRAF